From the genome of Methylomonas sp. UP202, one region includes:
- a CDS encoding glycosyltransferase, with protein sequence MKILFIHQNFPAQFLQIATHLAKDTKNQVMAIRQAPNVEIANISTIAYTPSRSSNPDIHPLMSEWEAKILRAEATAKAADLLKSQGFQPDVVMVHPGWGEALLLRDIWPHAKYLGYLEYFYAATGQDFNFDPEFKTDDVEKLAKLRLKNTVNLHALHDIDAGISPTHWQRSTYPAWAQSKIDVIHEGIDTNYFSPDATRTLTIPNKGITLGGQDEIITFVARYLEPTRGFHVFMRALPELLKRRPDAHVIIIGSETGGYGPGPHGHDSWLAMLMREVGSHLDPNRVHILGRLAKADYRNVLQLSKVHVYLTYPFLLSWSLLEVMATGPIIVASDTAPVRELIQDGKNGLLFDFFDQEGLVNRVVEALSLPKRKANSLSKAARKTIVTQYDLEQCLHKWTTKIMASI encoded by the coding sequence ATGAAAATCCTATTTATTCATCAAAATTTTCCAGCCCAATTCCTGCAAATCGCCACGCATTTAGCCAAGGACACAAAAAATCAAGTCATGGCGATTCGCCAAGCGCCGAATGTCGAAATCGCGAACATCAGTACTATCGCATACACTCCGTCTCGCAGTAGCAACCCGGATATTCATCCATTGATGAGCGAATGGGAAGCCAAAATTCTGCGAGCGGAAGCCACCGCCAAGGCCGCCGATCTGCTAAAAAGCCAAGGATTCCAACCCGATGTCGTGATGGTGCATCCCGGCTGGGGCGAGGCGCTGTTGTTGCGCGATATCTGGCCCCATGCAAAATACTTGGGATATTTAGAATATTTTTACGCGGCGACCGGCCAGGACTTTAATTTCGATCCCGAATTCAAAACCGACGATGTCGAAAAGCTCGCTAAGTTGCGCTTGAAAAATACCGTCAATCTGCACGCGCTGCACGACATCGATGCCGGGATTTCGCCGACCCATTGGCAGCGGAGCACCTACCCCGCTTGGGCTCAATCCAAAATCGACGTGATTCATGAGGGTATCGACACGAACTACTTTAGCCCAGATGCCACTCGAACCCTGACGATTCCAAACAAGGGTATAACGCTTGGCGGACAAGACGAGATCATCACGTTTGTCGCCCGCTATCTTGAGCCCACGCGCGGATTTCATGTCTTTATGCGTGCCCTCCCGGAACTATTGAAGCGTCGACCCGACGCGCACGTCATCATCATAGGTAGTGAAACCGGCGGCTACGGTCCCGGTCCCCACGGCCACGACTCCTGGCTGGCCATGCTGATGCGGGAAGTCGGTTCCCACTTGGACCCGAACCGGGTTCACATCCTCGGCCGCCTCGCCAAGGCGGATTACCGTAACGTTTTACAACTCTCGAAAGTACATGTGTACTTAACCTATCCGTTTTTATTGTCGTGGTCGCTGCTGGAAGTCATGGCGACGGGCCCCATCATCGTTGCCTCCGATACCGCACCGGTAAGAGAACTGATTCAGGATGGCAAAAACGGCTTGTTGTTCGATTTCTTTGATCAAGAGGGCTTGGTCAACCGAGTGGTCGAAGCGTTAAGCCTACCCAAACGAAAAGCCAACTCGCTTTCCAAAGCCGCCAGAAAAACTATAGTGACTCAGTATGATCTTGAGCAATGTTTGCACAAGTGGACCACCAAAATCATGGCGTCAATTTAA
- a CDS encoding glycosyltransferase 61 family protein, with protein sequence MYKNFFDISAYTDEELAVIEKLLVFDKKAYLEKFPDVANTKTDPLIHFLTQGMYEGRFPWSINTQTAQEQQARLLSSQTSLRDILGFDEEFYKKQYPDVTQNHFRHFILNGIRENRLPFNFNDNVDSETLTWNILSRFNIACDNSLDRQLRFEVKNGPALLQALFDEASKKGLVPKTYRNNYWLALAIAFSACGYFGASALCYNYFFNYFLPMPHLNNWREGVYVVGKIHKIVQFAQNRRWFVKKLSAASSISVPDPHFLNRPNTIGEVEIHPLPTPYYCILENVVLIGGSAMIIANSHDLLYDHLDDTTDNTSEIKCHYILHAVNNVCAVKYTYTDLYVPEAFSLMHDHGHNYFHWIIEVLPRYLLARKNGLACNATFLIDEKIGKLQEAVIRLILGNDAIVIKVARNASVKVGKLHWVSDLSINTVRTLQLPKKSDILISPTAVELLKELAADHATQGIAKYERILITRTNVEFRRLVNRELCREMLIREGFWDFDPGRASFEEQIRVFSNAKIIVSEAGAAQANLVFCRPGTIVVVLVNGYKNSNYFYLAEMAQIAKLKLVFFECFRLDGSHELGVHDDMIVNISDLRNHINNLTNSANSSGKREKRQSKQPTILN encoded by the coding sequence ATGTATAAAAATTTTTTTGACATAAGCGCATACACCGATGAAGAGTTAGCGGTCATTGAGAAATTATTGGTATTCGATAAAAAAGCTTATTTAGAGAAGTTCCCCGATGTCGCCAATACGAAAACCGATCCTCTGATCCACTTTCTTACCCAAGGCATGTACGAAGGCCGTTTCCCTTGGTCGATAAATACTCAAACAGCTCAAGAACAGCAAGCGCGATTACTGTCGTCGCAAACGAGCCTTCGGGATATTTTGGGCTTTGACGAGGAATTCTACAAAAAGCAATACCCCGATGTAACGCAAAACCATTTCCGACACTTCATATTGAACGGCATCCGCGAAAATCGTTTGCCGTTCAATTTCAACGACAACGTGGATAGCGAAACCCTCACTTGGAATATCTTGTCGAGGTTCAATATTGCATGCGACAACTCGCTCGACCGGCAACTGCGTTTCGAGGTTAAAAACGGCCCCGCGCTATTGCAAGCCCTGTTCGACGAAGCCAGTAAAAAAGGCCTCGTACCGAAAACCTATCGCAATAATTATTGGTTGGCTCTAGCAATTGCCTTCTCCGCCTGCGGATATTTTGGAGCATCCGCGCTTTGCTATAACTATTTTTTCAACTATTTCTTACCCATGCCGCACCTGAATAACTGGCGCGAAGGTGTATACGTCGTTGGAAAAATACACAAAATAGTTCAATTTGCTCAAAATCGCCGCTGGTTTGTTAAAAAGCTTTCCGCGGCATCCAGCATTTCGGTCCCAGACCCGCATTTTCTGAATCGGCCTAACACCATTGGCGAAGTTGAAATTCACCCGCTACCGACACCGTATTACTGTATATTGGAAAACGTGGTGCTCATTGGCGGTAGCGCCATGATCATCGCGAATAGCCACGATTTACTTTACGACCATCTTGACGATACTACCGACAACACTTCCGAAATCAAATGCCATTACATACTTCATGCCGTCAATAATGTTTGCGCGGTAAAATATACTTACACAGACTTGTATGTACCCGAAGCGTTTTCGCTCATGCACGATCATGGTCACAATTACTTCCATTGGATAATTGAGGTTCTACCTCGATACTTATTAGCCAGAAAGAATGGACTCGCTTGTAATGCTACTTTTTTAATCGATGAAAAAATTGGCAAACTTCAGGAAGCCGTCATCCGTCTAATTTTAGGAAACGATGCCATAGTCATCAAGGTTGCGCGAAATGCCTCGGTGAAGGTTGGAAAACTCCATTGGGTATCGGACCTATCGATCAATACGGTTCGCACCCTGCAGCTACCTAAAAAAAGTGACATTTTGATTTCGCCCACAGCCGTCGAGTTATTAAAGGAACTCGCTGCCGATCATGCCACGCAAGGCATTGCTAAATATGAGCGGATATTAATTACTCGCACTAACGTCGAATTTCGCCGTTTAGTGAACCGCGAACTCTGCCGTGAAATGCTTATCCGCGAGGGTTTTTGGGATTTCGACCCTGGCCGCGCTTCGTTCGAAGAGCAAATCCGCGTATTCTCCAATGCTAAAATTATTGTCTCGGAAGCAGGGGCCGCTCAAGCGAATCTGGTATTTTGCCGCCCTGGAACGATAGTCGTGGTTTTAGTGAATGGTTATAAGAACAGCAACTATTTCTATCTTGCCGAAATGGCCCAAATAGCGAAATTAAAACTGGTCTTCTTTGAATGCTTTAGACTGGACGGCTCCCACGAATTAGGCGTGCATGACGACATGATCGTGAATATCAGCGATCTAAGAAACCATATAAATAATTTAACCAACTCCGCAAACTCGTCTGGAAAACGTGAAAAACGTCAGTCCAAGCAGCCAACTATCCTTAATTGA
- a CDS encoding sulfotransferase — translation MKRVFIGGMGRSGTTITLNALYRHGALYAVPIETKFLVENDGFYDLIQAITDDFSTAGTPMAVKRFEHLMRNLVTGLEPSESFTAQARFSSDIFEHYEGAVDCLLEMVLCRNFYPQREPVLNAMRHFIAYTFDHATTISDKAGWVEKTPANFWRLEFLRELYPDCYFVHLIRDPRMIMWSLMEKGWISTEVSRAAIRFENMIAALVLKRRELLKSPRFIEVRLEDLANPETLGGTLNQLANQLDLEPFPSPAIASVAETISTYEKSRDARGHSISYSKDEALTINQLLMPWILELGYSPVFPASLISG, via the coding sequence ATGAAACGTGTTTTTATTGGCGGCATGGGTCGCTCGGGCACTACCATTACGCTGAATGCACTGTATCGACATGGCGCCCTCTATGCCGTACCGATTGAAACCAAATTTCTGGTTGAAAACGACGGTTTTTACGACCTAATACAGGCGATTACCGATGATTTTTCGACCGCGGGCACGCCCATGGCTGTTAAACGCTTTGAACATTTGATGCGTAATCTAGTAACTGGCTTAGAACCCTCGGAGAGTTTTACCGCTCAAGCAAGGTTTTCATCGGATATTTTCGAGCACTACGAAGGAGCCGTCGATTGTTTGCTGGAAATGGTGTTATGCCGAAACTTTTATCCGCAAAGAGAGCCGGTACTCAACGCGATGCGGCATTTTATTGCCTATACTTTCGACCATGCCACCACCATTTCCGATAAGGCTGGCTGGGTGGAAAAAACGCCGGCAAACTTTTGGCGATTGGAGTTTCTGCGAGAGCTTTATCCGGATTGTTATTTTGTCCACCTGATTCGAGACCCGCGCATGATTATGTGGAGCCTGATGGAAAAGGGCTGGATATCCACCGAAGTTTCCAGAGCTGCGATACGCTTCGAGAACATGATTGCCGCGCTAGTGCTTAAACGGAGAGAGTTGCTTAAATCCCCCCGATTTATCGAGGTCAGACTGGAAGATTTAGCGAACCCGGAAACGCTCGGCGGCACGCTGAATCAATTGGCGAATCAGCTGGATCTTGAACCGTTTCCCTCTCCGGCAATCGCATCGGTCGCCGAAACCATTTCAACCTACGAAAAATCTCGGGATGCGCGCGGTCATAGCATTAGTTACTCGAAAGACGAGGCACTGACGATTAATCAACTACTCATGCCGTGGATTTTAGAATTGGGATACTCTCCGGTATTCCCGGCGAGTTTGATTTCCGGATAA
- a CDS encoding acetyltransferase: MKQRKLIIVGASGFADIAQEYFEADSPYSVVGFAVESAFLTGDTKNGLPLVPFESMTEHFSPADHDVFVAVTYTQLNRLRARLTQQAKANGYRLASYISTRAFVWPNARIGEHCFIFEDNTVQPFVSIGNDVILWSGNHIGHHSSLGDHCFISSHVVISGFCHIGENSFLGVNSTLANNLTIGKDNWIGPGIVLTQNTEDGALYGAAMPSPSRVSSLRFFKVKA; encoded by the coding sequence ATGAAACAACGAAAACTGATTATTGTCGGCGCATCCGGATTCGCCGACATCGCCCAAGAATATTTCGAAGCCGATAGCCCATATAGCGTGGTCGGCTTTGCGGTGGAAAGCGCCTTTTTAACGGGCGACACCAAGAACGGTTTACCGCTGGTGCCGTTCGAATCCATGACGGAGCATTTTTCGCCAGCCGATCACGATGTATTCGTGGCGGTCACCTATACCCAGCTAAACCGTCTGCGCGCTCGTCTGACGCAGCAAGCAAAAGCCAACGGATATCGATTGGCGTCTTACATCAGTACTCGCGCGTTCGTTTGGCCCAATGCCCGGATCGGCGAGCATTGTTTTATTTTCGAAGACAATACCGTGCAACCTTTTGTCAGCATCGGTAACGACGTTATTTTATGGAGCGGCAACCATATCGGCCATCATTCCTCGCTCGGCGATCATTGTTTTATCTCCTCTCACGTCGTCATCTCCGGTTTCTGCCACATTGGTGAGAACAGCTTTTTAGGCGTGAACTCCACGCTCGCGAACAATTTGACGATAGGCAAGGACAACTGGATCGGGCCGGGTATCGTGCTAACGCAAAACACCGAAGACGGCGCTTTGTACGGAGCGGCAATGCCTTCTCCGTCACGCGTCAGCTCGCTACGTTTTTTCAAGGTTAAAGCATGA
- a CDS encoding glycosyltransferase has translation MSFQGELTDFSDGYLSGWVCDATRLQERVVVEIHGDDYPLALIHAHFWLPQSQTIGDGCYGFRVALPASKLRGISRLRARVANSEFWLNGTIYLNRTQTRPTSTLLGSVANTRGLKLTGWAWNSARPDQSVRLSVFVDDKLIGEVHADQRRADLIDMGLGNGRHGFSYTLPFAYADGDSHEVRVLNEQGQNLPGSPLTVATAPLLPEQLVEADPVLLPDQRRLLAKQFLKYRDYLPMSVDFSAYPDWAACYPPEAIRTPIDCQQDLLIVVFGDGDLQKTLDSLASQSWQGFEVLAQGEGNFADSRLTVVDSRAWPEAIRHKLSQHDGLLSFIEAGDTLPASALARIGSVFADPAVRIAYSDCLLHRQPSTIEPWFKPNWDLNLFLSQDLLQHLFAVRSGLLPLDSVWLEYPECWPWLAVRELADQERTASAIKHLPEVLYHRHQASRSPALDEAIAECLPAIAPGSRIETRIAENAFRVMRWRQPAIWPTVSLIIPTRDHRILLEKCIESLKKTDYSYLEIIVVDNDSQDKATLKYLSQLKKAGIRIIPYPHRFNYSAINNHAVTLATGEIIGLINDDIEAIHADWLKNMVTQLLRPDIGAVGAKLLWPNGMVQHGGVLLGLHGLAGHIGNLWDESDLGYFGYNQLIREVSAVTAACLICRKSDYLALGGLDAQAFPVAFNDVDFCLRLGDSGKKIVWTPEARLWHAESASRGRDDTPEKRARLEKEKSALRGRWANRLFFDPYYNNNLNLDRYSHDGLAFPPRTRRHR, from the coding sequence ATGAGTTTCCAAGGCGAATTAACCGATTTCAGCGACGGCTATTTGTCGGGCTGGGTCTGCGACGCCACGCGGTTACAGGAACGCGTCGTCGTCGAAATCCATGGCGACGACTATCCGTTGGCGCTAATCCACGCTCATTTTTGGCTGCCGCAATCGCAGACCATCGGGGATGGTTGCTACGGCTTTCGCGTCGCATTACCGGCCTCGAAATTGCGCGGCATTAGTCGCTTGCGCGCCAGAGTCGCCAATAGCGAATTCTGGCTGAACGGCACTATTTATCTGAACCGAACCCAAACTCGACCGACCTCGACACTGCTCGGCAGCGTCGCGAATACACGAGGATTGAAACTCACCGGCTGGGCCTGGAATTCCGCCAGACCAGATCAATCGGTACGCCTAAGTGTTTTCGTGGACGATAAATTGATCGGGGAGGTCCACGCCGATCAGCGGCGCGCGGATTTGATCGACATGGGTTTAGGCAACGGCCGGCACGGTTTTAGTTACACCCTGCCGTTTGCCTATGCCGACGGCGACAGCCACGAAGTCCGGGTATTGAACGAACAAGGCCAAAACCTGCCTGGCAGCCCACTCACGGTGGCCACGGCCCCGCTATTGCCGGAGCAACTCGTCGAGGCGGACCCCGTGTTGTTGCCTGATCAACGGCGCCTGCTCGCGAAACAGTTCTTAAAATACCGAGATTATTTGCCGATGTCGGTGGATTTTTCGGCGTATCCGGATTGGGCCGCATGCTATCCGCCTGAAGCGATCCGGACGCCGATCGACTGCCAACAAGACTTATTGATCGTGGTGTTTGGCGACGGTGATTTGCAAAAAACCTTGGATAGCTTGGCTTCGCAAAGCTGGCAGGGTTTCGAGGTATTGGCACAGGGCGAAGGCAACTTCGCCGATTCCCGCCTGACCGTGGTCGATAGCCGAGCGTGGCCCGAAGCCATCAGACATAAATTAAGCCAACACGACGGCTTGTTGAGCTTTATCGAGGCGGGCGACACTTTGCCGGCATCGGCGCTAGCCCGAATCGGCAGCGTGTTCGCCGATCCGGCGGTTCGGATAGCCTACAGCGATTGCCTGCTGCATCGCCAGCCATCGACCATCGAACCCTGGTTCAAGCCGAACTGGGACCTGAATTTGTTCCTGAGCCAAGACCTGCTTCAGCATCTATTCGCGGTGCGAAGCGGGCTATTACCGCTGGACTCGGTGTGGCTGGAATACCCGGAGTGCTGGCCATGGCTGGCGGTCCGCGAGCTTGCCGACCAGGAGCGAACCGCGTCGGCGATCAAACACCTGCCGGAAGTGTTATACCACCGTCATCAAGCCAGTCGCTCCCCAGCATTGGACGAGGCGATTGCCGAGTGCCTGCCCGCAATCGCGCCAGGCAGCCGCATCGAAACCCGGATCGCCGAGAACGCGTTCAGAGTAATGCGCTGGCGGCAACCGGCAATCTGGCCGACGGTCAGCCTAATCATTCCGACGCGCGATCATCGAATCCTACTGGAAAAATGTATCGAGAGCTTAAAGAAAACCGACTACTCCTATCTGGAAATCATCGTCGTCGACAACGACTCGCAAGACAAAGCAACCCTCAAGTATTTATCCCAACTTAAAAAAGCCGGCATTCGCATCATTCCCTACCCGCATCGCTTCAATTACTCAGCGATTAATAACCATGCGGTTACCCTAGCAACAGGCGAAATAATCGGCTTAATCAACGACGATATCGAGGCGATCCATGCTGACTGGTTAAAAAACATGGTTACCCAGTTGCTAAGGCCGGACATCGGCGCGGTCGGCGCAAAGTTGTTGTGGCCCAACGGCATGGTCCAACATGGCGGCGTTTTGCTGGGATTACACGGTTTAGCCGGCCATATCGGCAACTTGTGGGACGAATCCGATTTGGGATATTTCGGCTATAATCAGTTAATCCGCGAAGTTAGCGCGGTTACCGCCGCCTGTTTAATCTGCCGAAAATCGGATTATTTGGCATTGGGCGGCCTGGATGCCCAGGCGTTTCCGGTAGCGTTCAATGACGTGGATTTTTGTTTGCGGCTTGGAGACTCGGGCAAAAAAATCGTCTGGACGCCTGAAGCCAGATTATGGCATGCGGAATCGGCCAGTCGAGGACGGGACGATACGCCGGAAAAACGCGCCCGACTGGAGAAGGAAAAATCGGCATTGCGCGGACGCTGGGCGAACCGACTGTTTTTCGACCCCTACTATAATAACAATCTTAACTTGGACCGCTATTCGCACGATGGCTTGGCATTTCCGCCTCGAACTCGCCGGCATCGCTAG
- a CDS encoding phytanoyl-CoA dioxygenase family protein, giving the protein MRAEAEKLNLAVHGVYERHKNETDIEMHLEEVSRNGFSVIKSALTVEEVDYTRQKLDEIYQQQVDEFGLDNLIALKDRYIVRSMLAYDDFFLHKIACNEKILPVIKKALGNNISLSSQVGILNPPDDTLYQTAWHRELQYQHFTISRPIALQSLFCIDRFNATTGGTFFLPGSHLHEPFPSDEYAKKHEIQIIADPGDAVIFDALAYHRAGVNVSPNVRRAINNLYTLPIIQQQINFSRMMNGRFKDDPFLAGLLGYRWETADSVLAWRQSHLNNKKA; this is encoded by the coding sequence ATGAGAGCCGAAGCAGAAAAACTCAATTTGGCCGTTCACGGCGTATACGAACGCCATAAAAACGAGACCGATATCGAAATGCACTTGGAAGAAGTCTCTAGAAACGGCTTCTCGGTAATAAAATCCGCTCTAACGGTAGAAGAAGTCGATTATACCCGGCAAAAGCTGGACGAAATCTATCAGCAGCAAGTCGACGAATTCGGGCTAGACAATCTGATTGCTCTAAAAGATCGGTATATCGTACGCTCCATGCTGGCCTACGACGATTTTTTTCTGCATAAAATTGCCTGTAATGAAAAAATCTTACCGGTGATTAAAAAGGCGCTAGGCAACAATATTAGCCTTTCCTCCCAAGTCGGCATATTAAATCCACCCGACGATACCCTTTATCAAACCGCCTGGCATCGCGAACTGCAATATCAACACTTTACGATTTCCCGCCCGATTGCGTTGCAATCGCTGTTCTGTATCGATCGCTTTAACGCGACGACCGGCGGCACATTTTTCCTGCCGGGCTCCCATCTCCATGAGCCTTTTCCTTCGGACGAGTACGCTAAAAAGCATGAAATTCAAATCATAGCGGACCCAGGCGATGCCGTAATATTCGACGCGCTCGCTTACCACCGCGCCGGGGTTAACGTATCGCCTAATGTTAGAAGAGCCATTAACAATCTCTACACCCTGCCCATTATTCAACAGCAAATTAATTTCTCGCGCATGATGAACGGCCGCTTCAAAGACGACCCTTTTCTCGCGGGCTTATTAGGCTACCGCTGGGAAACCGCCGACTCGGTTCTTGCTTGGCGACAAAGTCATTTAAACAATAAAAAAGCCTAA
- a CDS encoding glycosyltransferase, which translates to MTRSTPLPLLSAEAIGLDDRDRTVGGEPSHTLDFVDTAARLLRSGHPYHAWRLIDRVTRVYQLKSVDLTLLQAKALEHCGQPNAAVELLFNARRRFPDNDTLAAYLLELLEAHPQPPNPASRQLAWAALARHDQPVDVLRAARILTRFGDAPIGACRFDGETLSGWLLNAERQPPLSVVLDGIYYTLKPFLATPLLNRNGLGGERDGFSFKLPYRPRHIRVHLANKDLAGSPLVFSGASDVASSGDAALTIAKQDGAVDVIVPVYKGYAETKACLKSVLTTANRTAYRLIVVDDASPDPLLATYLRKLADQGRITLVKQAVNAGFVQSVDRGLRLGPHRDAILLNADTVVHGDWLDRLRDAAYLANDIGTVTPFSNNGELVSYPTPMRAWALPKPAVLQRLDRLCAELPADSIVDIPVGVGFCLYIKRQCLTEAGGFDSRMIERGYGEDTEFCLRAERRGWRNVCTPRVFVGHAGSVSFGTEKADLAAKNVAKIYARYPDHSDRYDRFLSEDPLRPIRLALQRQFLPMRSGKRAELALLPTHQPGDLRGEWLAQGLSQTATFTLQASRAADGALTLSLQSTRTETPLSLHYRWPDDEQPLWQDLSRLNLARIDIYDLADWPFQIGPGLIELAIPYRIFLSDYAAYCPRITLTRPDAAFCGDPPSITACVECIERYGSRLPDLNSPADLRQGSRQLLANASGVYLASRDGLNRFRRRFPEVRFRYRAPNWASDRDTAENTPPLPRDRHLRIAVIQAAPGGDDFEALLKMSRWLAARRLNAELIVFGESVDDGALLATGRAWVVGALAYQEIPRMLALHRCSLILDASRWPQIEAIAWRLAKTCGLPIAAPAIGTYADLLDPTAGDIPLAPDATAENWLNAVLSAHPAISP; encoded by the coding sequence TTGACGAGATCAACCCCACTGCCCCTGCTTTCCGCCGAAGCGATAGGCCTCGATGACCGCGACCGAACCGTCGGCGGCGAACCGTCGCATACCCTCGATTTTGTCGATACCGCCGCCCGATTGTTGCGCAGCGGCCACCCCTACCACGCATGGCGACTGATCGACAGAGTAACGCGCGTCTACCAACTTAAGTCGGTCGATTTGACACTTTTACAAGCCAAGGCGCTCGAGCACTGCGGACAACCCAATGCCGCGGTGGAATTATTGTTCAACGCGAGAAGACGGTTTCCGGACAACGACACGTTGGCCGCATATTTACTGGAACTGCTGGAAGCGCATCCCCAGCCGCCCAACCCCGCTTCGCGGCAGCTGGCCTGGGCGGCCTTGGCCAGACACGATCAACCGGTGGATGTATTACGGGCGGCGCGGATTCTGACCCGATTCGGGGATGCACCGATCGGCGCTTGCCGCTTCGACGGCGAAACCCTCAGCGGTTGGCTGTTGAACGCCGAGCGGCAACCGCCGCTCAGCGTGGTTCTCGACGGCATCTATTACACGCTGAAACCGTTTCTAGCGACCCCGCTGTTAAACCGAAACGGCTTGGGCGGCGAGCGCGACGGATTTTCCTTTAAACTCCCCTATCGCCCCCGGCACATCCGGGTCCATTTGGCGAATAAAGATCTGGCCGGGTCGCCGCTGGTTTTCAGCGGCGCGTCCGATGTCGCGTCCAGCGGCGATGCCGCTTTGACAATAGCAAAGCAAGACGGCGCCGTAGATGTGATCGTACCGGTCTATAAAGGTTACGCGGAAACCAAGGCTTGTCTGAAATCGGTTCTAACCACCGCCAATCGCACCGCCTACCGCTTGATTGTCGTCGACGACGCAAGCCCCGATCCTTTGTTGGCAACTTATTTGCGCAAACTGGCGGACCAAGGCCGTATCACACTAGTAAAACAAGCCGTCAACGCCGGCTTCGTCCAATCCGTCGATCGCGGCCTACGGCTCGGCCCGCATCGCGATGCGATACTGCTCAACGCCGACACCGTGGTACACGGCGATTGGCTGGACCGCTTGCGCGACGCCGCATATCTGGCCAACGATATCGGCACTGTCACGCCATTCAGCAACAACGGCGAACTGGTCAGCTACCCGACGCCGATGCGCGCTTGGGCCTTACCCAAACCGGCGGTGTTGCAACGTTTGGATCGTCTCTGCGCCGAACTGCCCGCCGACAGCATTGTGGATATTCCGGTTGGCGTCGGTTTTTGTTTATACATCAAACGCCAATGTCTAACCGAAGCCGGCGGATTCGATAGCCGCATGATCGAACGCGGTTACGGGGAAGACACCGAGTTTTGCCTACGCGCCGAACGGCGGGGTTGGCGTAACGTTTGCACGCCGCGAGTGTTCGTCGGTCACGCCGGTAGCGTGTCTTTCGGGACTGAAAAAGCCGATCTGGCGGCCAAGAATGTCGCCAAGATCTATGCCAGGTACCCCGATCATTCTGATCGGTACGACCGCTTCCTGTCGGAAGACCCATTGCGGCCGATACGGCTAGCCTTGCAGCGGCAATTTTTACCAATGCGGTCCGGCAAACGCGCGGAATTGGCGCTATTGCCGACGCACCAACCCGGCGATTTGCGAGGAGAATGGTTGGCGCAAGGCCTAAGCCAAACCGCTACGTTTACCCTGCAAGCGTCGCGCGCGGCGGACGGCGCACTGACCCTGTCCTTGCAAAGCACTCGAACCGAAACGCCGCTGTCGTTGCACTACCGCTGGCCGGATGACGAGCAGCCACTGTGGCAAGACCTGTCCCGGCTGAACCTCGCCCGCATCGATATTTACGATTTGGCCGATTGGCCTTTTCAAATAGGGCCGGGGCTGATCGAACTCGCTATTCCCTACCGGATCTTTTTAAGCGATTATGCCGCGTATTGTCCCCGCATCACGCTGACTCGACCGGACGCGGCGTTTTGCGGCGATCCTCCGAGTATCACCGCTTGCGTCGAATGTATCGAACGCTATGGCAGCCGACTGCCCGACCTGAATAGTCCAGCGGATTTGCGCCAGGGTTCGCGGCAATTGCTGGCAAACGCCAGCGGCGTTTATTTGGCGTCGAGGGACGGGTTAAACCGTTTTCGGCGGCGTTTTCCGGAAGTGCGGTTTCGCTACCGAGCCCCAAACTGGGCAAGCGATCGCGACACCGCCGAAAACACCCCTCCGTTACCTCGGGACCGACACCTGCGCATCGCCGTCATACAGGCCGCGCCCGGTGGCGACGATTTCGAAGCGCTTTTGAAGATGTCCCGATGGCTGGCGGCTCGGCGGCTGAATGCGGAATTGATCGTATTCGGCGAAAGCGTGGATGACGGCGCGCTACTGGCAACCGGCCGGGCGTGGGTGGTCGGCGCGCTCGCTTACCAGGAAATTCCGAGGATGCTCGCGCTGCATCGGTGCTCGTTAATACTCGACGCCAGCCGCTGGCCGCAAATCGAAGCCATAGCGTGGCGGCTGGCAAAAACCTGCGGTCTGCCAATCGCCGCGCCCGCCATCGGGACTTATGCCGATTTACTGGACCCAACGGCTGGCGACATACCGTTGGCTCCCGACGCGACGGCCGAAAATTGGCTGAACGCCGTACTCTCCGCCCATCCAGCTATTTCTCCATGA